A window of the Penaeus vannamei isolate JL-2024 chromosome 19, ASM4276789v1, whole genome shotgun sequence genome harbors these coding sequences:
- the LOC113801228 gene encoding G patch domain-containing protein 3 — MHFVVANIPEVFRTPDLRNYFSLFIEKEAFICFHFRHRPCKQFRELLLSISHSQNESETDIQSASSKVKEKENTPDEDETMPVNESDTTDANDRPNATHWLSSGLSGLSSLINEKKKKAQESKSGFEKMGIDKSLELGSGIHKEEITKETAGHSPAEISSILKVLEVLECAKGTCSVVNVKDSKAKGFMEFYNKKHFVDRDGNVHPLKCLIHRLDLNKNVLKEDDYMTRKERNSKRLNCTTAVDLIEFHPPPLMPQGNIGTPTMHFQSLIRSCELPGSIIKKLGLVFPRSKGKKKYGQVPFNYGTEVIKPKNSTDTGDGVAFTASGHLIPSSADFTKVMKKLGQRKRCRQPQLELQEEEEDGAEVEEWERYETYHNDVTSQDRTKERLYEKEIELVWEKGGPGLVFYTDAQVWREQEGDFDEQTADEWDVDMSVYYDKGAGDKDAQDSVGMVQSDQLRSGHLAESAFKAPADPPKEREGKLPSKGRKKGPKPAPKIGEFEAHTRGFGRRLMEAQGWKEGKGLGRNSAGLPYAIDSDGQHPRNKKGLGYYGEKLQGWGGRNSTSTSTATRRQKQRRTEGPEPPRNSKYPRQGVLTPGPAPETEGHDVHISTVFDRPQEEDPPAPPLRTQEPTTLSYRQNYVTFTKGSEDSD; from the exons ATGCATTTTGTGGTTGCAAACATCCCAGAAGTATTCCGAACACCAGATTTACGTAATTATTTCTCGCTGTTCATAGAAAAAGAAGCATTTATCTGCTTCCACTTCCGACACCGTCCCTGTAAACAGTTTCGAGAACTCCTTCTCTCCATCAGTCACAGTCAAAATGAAAGCGAAACAGATATCCAAAGTGCGTCGAGTAAggttaaggaaaaggaaaatactcCAGATGAAGATGAGACTATGCCAGTGAATGAGTCAGACACCACCGATGCAAATGACAGACCAAACGCAACTCACTGGCTCTCCTCaggtctctctggtctctcttcattaatcaatgaaaaaaagaaaaaggcgcaGGAATCCAAAAGTGGGTTCGAAAAGATGGGAATTGATAAATCTTTGGAACTGGGATCTGGTATACATAAAGAAGAAATTACAAAAGAAACAGCAGGGCACAGTCCAGCAGAAATCTCAAGTATATTAAAAGTGTTGGAAGTCCTTGAGTGTGCAAAGGGAACATGTTCTGTCGTAAATGTTAAAGACTCAAAAGCTAAAGGTTTTATGGAGTTTTACAATAAGAAGCATTTTGTGGACAGAGACGGTAATGTTCATCCTTTGAAGTGCCTTATTCACAGATTGGATTTAAACAAAAATGTACTGAAAG AAGATGATTACATGACTAGGAAGGAGCGTAATTCCAAGCGACTCAACTGCACGACAGCAGTTGACCTGATAGaattccatccaccccctctcatGCCTCAGGGAAACATTGGCACACCAACCATGCACTTCCAGTCCCTTATCAGGTCGTGTGAGTTGCCAGGATCCATTATCAAAAAACTCGGGCTAGTATTTCCACGGAGCAA AGGCAAAAAGAAATATGGACAAGTACCCTTTAACTATGGCACTGAAGTCATCAAACCCAAGAACTCAACTGATACAGGAGATGGTGTGGCATTCACTGCATCAGGTCATCTGATACCATCATCTGCTGATTTTACAAAAGTGATGAAGAAACTAGGTCAGAGAAAGAGATGTCGTCAGCCGCAACTGGAactgcaagaggaagaggag GATGGAGCAGAggtagaggagtgggagaggtatGAGACCTACCACAATGATGTAACCAGCCAAGACCGCACCAAGGAGCGACTCtatgaaaaggaaatagag CTggtgtgggagaaaggagggccaGGACTTGTTTTTTACACCGATGCCCAAGTCTGGAGAGAACAAGAAGGGGACTTCGATGAACAGACTGCTGATGAATGGGATGTTGATATGTCTGTCtattatgataaag GCGCTGGGGACAAAGATGCACAAGACAGTGTGGGGATGGTTCAGAGTGACCAGCTTCGTTCCGGCCATCTTGCAGAGTCTGCTTTTAAGGCTCCAGCAGACCCtcccaaggagagagagggaaaactgccatcaaaaggaaggaagaaag GTCCTAAACCAGCACCAAAGATTGGAGAGTTTGAAGCTCACACTCGTGGCTTTGGTAGGCGTTTGATGGAAGCGCAAGGTTGGAAGGAAGGCAAAGGGTTGGGGCGCAACTCTGCAGGACTCCCCTATGCTATTGATAGTGATGGGCAACATCCACGTAACAAAAAAGGCCTAGG ATATTATGGGGAAAAGCTACAAGGCTGGGGGGGTAGAaattctacctccacctccactgctACCCGTCGACAGAAGCAGAGACGCACAGAAGGACCAGAGCCCCCAAGAAACAGCAAGTATCCACGGCAAGGCGTGCTTACTCCTGGACCAGCTCCAGAGACTGAAGGCCACGATGTGCACATTTCCACTGTTTTTGACCGGCCACAGGAAGAGGACCCCCCTGCACCACCTCTTCGAACACAAGAACCTACAACACTCTCATACCGCCAGAActatgtcacttttacaaaaGGTTCAGAAGATTCCGATTAA
- the LOC138865086 gene encoding uncharacterized protein produces MAKAPESLSHSVQGWVMPYGPRPMGPAPLFEPWWSMGVHPPSWMLGPRSPWWQEGLWEMSFNVGCTPLIIAQLACKHGTYVDSENKCKCSAGLNQICVKSDQDTRRCAANLECSSKTGRCVPVAEEKKKKKE; encoded by the exons ATGGCTAAAGCTCCCGAATCTCTTTCGCACAGCGTGCAAGGCTGGGTGATGCCTTACGGGCCGCGCCCGATGGGTCCTGCGCCGTTATTCGAGCCCTGGTGGTCGATGGGTGTGCATCCTCCCTCGTGGATGCTGGGGCCGCGGTCGCCCTGGTGGCAAGAGGGGCTGTGGGAGATGTCCTTCAACGTGGGCTGCACGCCCTTGATTATCGCTCAGTTAGCTTGCAAGCACGGGACCTACGTGGACTCGGAGAATAAATGCAAATGCTCTGCG GGGTTGAACCAGATCTGCGTCAAAAGTGACCAGGACACACGCAGATGCGCCGCGAATCTCGAGTGCTCCTCCAAGACGGGCAGATGCGTCCCGGTCgccgaggagaagaagaagaagaaagaatga